The following are from one region of the Methanoculleus caldifontis genome:
- the rsgA gene encoding ribosome small subunit-dependent GTPase A, which yields MQPTSRCGEDPSHTLNDLGWTEEHERAFSKYTGPYLPGRVACRQKTVWEVLIDGGSVTAGISGALRRLGRFPAVGDFVVILHQPEAGTSTIVDILPQKTLFSRGTPGRDGADQVIAANIDTVFIVTAAGHDLNARRIERYLAIAHASGARPVVVVNKSDLAGDPATLAADLASVSPGTPVILISAMSGEGVDRLDPYLAPGTTIALIGSSGVGKSTLINRLMGRPVQETSDVRECDERGRHTTTVRQLFVLAGGALMIDNPGLREVGIGTASAGIAETFPEILELAEGCRFSDCRHEEEPGCAVQAAVAAGTLPAARLESYRRLARELAFEQEKAEIGLVQLERKRWKAIGKMQRDIGKTKGR from the coding sequence ATGCAACCCACTTCCCGATGCGGAGAAGACCCGTCCCATACGCTCAACGACCTCGGCTGGACGGAAGAACACGAGAGAGCATTCTCGAAATACACCGGGCCGTACCTCCCCGGCCGCGTCGCCTGCCGGCAGAAGACGGTCTGGGAAGTGCTCATCGACGGCGGGTCCGTCACGGCCGGGATCTCCGGGGCCCTGCGCAGACTCGGCCGGTTCCCCGCGGTGGGGGATTTTGTCGTGATCCTCCACCAGCCGGAGGCCGGCACCTCGACGATCGTCGACATCCTCCCGCAGAAGACTCTCTTCTCGCGCGGGACACCGGGCCGCGACGGCGCCGACCAGGTCATCGCGGCGAATATCGATACCGTCTTCATCGTCACGGCCGCCGGTCACGACCTCAACGCCCGCAGGATCGAGCGCTACCTCGCGATCGCCCACGCATCCGGCGCCCGGCCGGTGGTCGTCGTCAACAAGTCCGACCTCGCTGGCGACCCCGCAACGCTTGCCGCCGACCTCGCCTCCGTTTCCCCCGGCACACCGGTCATCCTGATCAGCGCCATGAGCGGGGAGGGCGTCGACCGGCTCGACCCCTACCTCGCGCCGGGAACGACGATCGCCCTCATCGGCTCGTCGGGTGTCGGGAAGTCCACCCTGATCAACCGGCTCATGGGCCGCCCGGTGCAGGAGACCTCGGATGTCAGGGAGTGTGACGAGAGAGGCCGGCATACCACCACCGTCCGCCAGCTCTTCGTCCTCGCCGGCGGGGCGCTCATGATAGACAACCCCGGCCTGCGGGAGGTCGGGATCGGGACGGCATCCGCCGGCATCGCCGAGACGTTCCCCGAGATCCTCGAACTCGCCGAAGGCTGCAGGTTCTCGGACTGCCGGCACGAGGAGGAGCCGGGCTGTGCGGTCCAGGCGGCCGTCGCGGCCGGGACGCTTCCCGCGGCACGGCTGGAGAGTTACCGGAGGCTCGCGCGGGAACTCGCGTTCGAGCAGGAGAAAGCGGAGATTGGGCTTGTACAGCTCGAGAGGAAACGCTGGAAAGCGATCGGCAAAATGCAGAGGGATATCGGGAAGACAAAAGGGAGGTGA